In one Gemmatimonas aurantiaca genomic region, the following are encoded:
- a CDS encoding ATP-binding protein yields MVTRLPRLIAGLSALVALFLSGLLLGAGDVGAQPRASRLRVDPVDNMVSARIWGVEQGLPQGSVTELALDADGYVWGATFGGLFRFDGQIVTRYSATDVPMLVSNSVTALLSASNGLLYVGTPLGTVGRLREGQFLDSLPSQRGPLLHGVDALAIDGGGTTWMRSGRGVHSFRDGRWRATPLRHEAYTMLAIDREGALLYAGPDGLVRVQGDSDVVLAPTKQIPADDNNYALHADRFGHVWVGQPDGLHVLRGRELQRVAGIEGRVHAITSDGRGTVWVAGDSRLYRFRTGASQAVVSTPDLVLRTNSDIVSLLVTPDDVLVGGTLQGLFTMRESVVRVVENPAGERHREVSSMVPAGGGRIWVTGSCTDVYLIDEQGRALDSIARPDDGGCVRSLLLDRRGALWFGHDGKIKRRDANGRERVWTLPKWGDNLNLARPLLLVGDTLLFGLSDGRIGSIGADDSLRMVPPWHRVSNLAIESMSRDDDGAIWVGQLGRLTRWRGASLEVFGPEQGVPRAVPRALLPESGQGIWIGTYGSGLWFLAPGQRARAVPLVDETISAILPDRRGRLWMPGNRGVSMLSRDGLRRWLQDSIDVPDVRLLSDGDGVPEGNAGYPAAGILASEILGFASVAGLVTVHERQIPSAATTSTVRIDEIRTSRGRRRVENGRLRLAPDERIVLLTFSAPTFRFADEVQFRYRLEGRDAEWVPAGINRELRLVADEPGPYTLRLESRVPGGYWQAAHPVLLDVRPMLLERQSLRVLLAMGILAVAMSFYRQRINTLKAVARAREVTLNARRDAAEEAARHERELAQVGRLGVAGELTASLSHELGQPLAAIVNNAEVARRMVERAPQGAAVDRSALDAVLRDVVRQGHRASEIVREFRRFLRREKGERETLSVRELIDSAFLLLRHEYSEANVPIEVRIAERTPTITVERVLLQQVIVNLLQNALEAVRRAPGGRVLVRARPVARGIRITVLDNGRGFSREVRRSAFEPFVTSRATGMGLGLAIARRVVDAHGGHIGLGRFPGGGAVVSFWIPSVPTPSEHSDSLVPPQVVASAFREETLW; encoded by the coding sequence ATGGTCACGAGACTTCCGCGCCTGATCGCCGGCCTTTCGGCTTTGGTGGCGCTGTTTCTGTCGGGACTTCTCCTGGGTGCGGGAGACGTGGGTGCGCAGCCGCGCGCGAGTCGCCTGCGGGTGGACCCGGTGGACAACATGGTCAGCGCCCGCATATGGGGCGTGGAGCAGGGCCTGCCCCAGGGGTCGGTGACCGAACTGGCGCTCGACGCCGACGGGTACGTGTGGGGAGCGACCTTCGGTGGGCTCTTTCGCTTCGATGGGCAGATCGTCACCCGCTATTCGGCCACCGACGTGCCGATGCTGGTCTCGAATTCCGTGACCGCCCTGCTGTCCGCGTCCAATGGTCTGCTGTACGTGGGGACACCGTTGGGCACCGTGGGGCGGCTGCGCGAAGGGCAGTTTCTCGATTCGCTGCCGTCGCAGCGGGGACCCTTGTTGCACGGGGTGGATGCGCTGGCGATCGATGGCGGTGGGACCACCTGGATGCGCAGCGGACGGGGCGTTCACAGCTTCCGCGATGGTCGATGGCGCGCGACGCCACTGCGTCATGAAGCGTACACGATGCTGGCCATCGATCGGGAAGGGGCCTTGTTGTATGCCGGCCCTGATGGACTCGTCCGCGTGCAGGGGGACAGCGATGTCGTGCTCGCCCCCACGAAGCAGATCCCGGCCGACGACAACAACTATGCGTTGCATGCCGACCGTTTCGGACATGTCTGGGTCGGCCAGCCCGACGGACTGCATGTGCTCCGCGGCCGGGAATTGCAGCGGGTGGCCGGCATCGAGGGCCGGGTGCATGCCATCACGTCCGATGGGCGCGGCACCGTGTGGGTGGCCGGCGACAGCCGGCTCTATCGCTTTCGGACGGGTGCCTCGCAGGCCGTCGTCTCGACGCCCGATCTCGTATTGCGGACCAACAGCGACATCGTTTCGCTGCTCGTCACGCCCGACGATGTGCTCGTGGGCGGCACGCTGCAGGGACTGTTCACCATGCGCGAGAGCGTGGTCCGCGTCGTCGAGAACCCCGCCGGCGAGCGACACCGCGAAGTCTCCTCGATGGTGCCCGCCGGTGGTGGACGCATCTGGGTCACCGGCAGCTGCACCGATGTCTATCTGATCGATGAGCAGGGGCGCGCACTCGATTCGATCGCCCGCCCCGACGACGGCGGGTGTGTGCGGAGTCTGCTGCTCGATCGACGCGGCGCATTGTGGTTCGGCCACGATGGCAAGATCAAACGACGCGATGCGAACGGACGCGAGCGTGTGTGGACGTTGCCGAAGTGGGGCGACAATCTGAATCTCGCGCGGCCCCTGCTGCTCGTTGGCGACACGCTGCTGTTCGGTCTGTCCGATGGCCGGATCGGCAGCATCGGTGCCGACGATTCCCTGCGCATGGTCCCACCCTGGCATCGGGTGTCCAATCTCGCCATCGAGTCGATGAGTCGCGACGACGACGGAGCGATCTGGGTCGGACAGTTGGGACGCCTCACCCGATGGCGCGGCGCTTCACTCGAGGTCTTCGGACCGGAGCAGGGTGTTCCCCGGGCGGTACCGAGAGCGCTGCTGCCCGAATCGGGACAGGGCATCTGGATCGGCACGTATGGCAGCGGGCTCTGGTTTCTCGCCCCGGGCCAGCGCGCGCGCGCCGTGCCGCTCGTCGACGAAACCATCTCGGCGATTCTTCCCGACCGGCGTGGGCGCCTCTGGATGCCGGGCAATCGTGGTGTGAGCATGCTCTCGCGCGATGGACTGCGTCGCTGGCTGCAGGACAGCATCGATGTGCCGGACGTGCGTCTGCTGAGTGACGGAGATGGGGTGCCCGAAGGCAACGCCGGATATCCGGCGGCGGGTATTCTGGCGTCCGAGATTCTCGGATTTGCATCGGTGGCCGGACTGGTGACGGTGCACGAACGGCAGATTCCTTCGGCGGCGACGACGTCCACCGTCCGCATCGACGAGATCCGCACCTCACGCGGACGGCGCCGGGTGGAGAACGGCCGTCTTCGACTCGCGCCGGATGAACGTATCGTGCTGCTGACCTTCAGCGCGCCGACGTTCCGGTTTGCCGATGAAGTGCAGTTCCGGTATCGACTGGAAGGGCGCGACGCCGAATGGGTGCCGGCGGGCATCAATCGCGAACTGCGTCTGGTGGCCGATGAACCGGGACCGTACACGCTGCGTCTGGAATCGCGCGTGCCGGGGGGCTACTGGCAGGCGGCGCATCCGGTGCTGCTGGATGTCCGGCCGATGTTGCTCGAGCGGCAATCACTGCGGGTCCTGTTGGCCATGGGGATCCTGGCCGTGGCCATGTCGTTCTATCGTCAGCGGATCAATACGCTCAAGGCCGTGGCCCGGGCGCGGGAAGTCACACTCAATGCCCGACGCGACGCGGCCGAGGAAGCCGCGCGGCACGAGCGTGAGCTGGCGCAGGTGGGAAGACTGGGGGTGGCCGGTGAATTGACGGCTTCGCTGTCGCATGAACTCGGACAGCCGTTGGCCGCGATCGTGAACAATGCCGAAGTCGCCCGGCGCATGGTGGAGCGCGCGCCGCAGGGAGCGGCTGTCGATCGAAGTGCGCTCGATGCGGTGTTGCGCGACGTGGTCAGGCAGGGACATCGGGCATCGGAGATCGTGCGCGAGTTCCGACGTTTCCTCAGACGTGAAAAAGGTGAACGGGAGACGCTCTCCGTTCGCGAACTAATCGACAGCGCGTTCCTGTTGCTGCGTCACGAGTACAGTGAAGCCAATGTCCCCATCGAGGTGCGGATTGCGGAGCGCACACCGACCATCACGGTCGAACGCGTTCTGCTGCAGCAGGTGATCGTCAATCTGCTGCAGAATGCGCTCGAGGCCGTGCGACGTGCGCCGGGTGGACGTGTCCTCGTCCGGGCGCGTCCGGTCGCGCGGGGCATCCGCATCACGGTGCTGGACAATGGCCGGGGGTTTTCCAGAGAGGTGCGTCGTTCGGCATTCGAGCCATTCGTGACGTCCCGGGCAACCGGCATGGGACTGGGGCTGGCCATCGCCCGACGGGTGGTGGATGCGCATGGCGGACATATCGGGCTGGGGCGCTTCCCAGGAGGCGGCGCCGTCGTATCCTTCTGGATCCCGTCCGTGCCGACTCCTTCGGAACATTCCGATTCACTTGTGCCGCCACAGGTCGTGGCATCGGCATTCCGGGAAGAAACGTTGTGGTGA
- a CDS encoding ABC transporter ATP-binding protein, producing MTEKTTPVIEVRGLTRVYHMGSNEVAALRQVDLTVMPGEFIAVMGTSGSGKSTLMNILGCLDTPSAGSYLLDGVRVDGMTRNERADLRNHKLGFVFQGFNLLSRTSALDNVELPLLYDRLGRHRDTKAMARAALERVGLGKRMDHHPSELSGGQQQRVAIARALVTSPTLLLADEPTGNLDTRTTLDVMALFQQLNNQGITILLVTHEPEVSHYAKRIVEMRDGTIRKDHPVEDRGDAAADLAAYDAQEVVA from the coding sequence ATGACCGAAAAAACCACGCCCGTGATCGAAGTCCGGGGTCTCACCCGGGTCTATCACATGGGCTCGAACGAAGTGGCGGCGCTCCGACAGGTCGATCTCACGGTGATGCCGGGCGAGTTCATCGCCGTCATGGGCACGTCGGGATCCGGCAAGTCGACGCTGATGAACATCCTCGGCTGCCTCGATACGCCCTCCGCGGGATCGTATCTGCTGGATGGCGTGCGGGTGGACGGCATGACGCGCAACGAGCGCGCCGATCTGCGCAATCACAAGCTCGGGTTCGTCTTCCAGGGCTTCAATCTGCTCTCGCGTACATCGGCACTCGACAACGTGGAACTGCCCCTGCTCTACGATCGCCTCGGCCGGCATCGGGACACCAAGGCCATGGCGCGGGCGGCTCTCGAGCGCGTGGGGCTGGGCAAGCGCATGGATCACCACCCCAGCGAACTCTCGGGCGGTCAGCAGCAACGGGTGGCGATCGCCCGGGCTCTCGTGACGAGCCCCACGCTGCTGCTCGCCGACGAACCCACGGGCAATCTCGACACCCGCACCACACTCGATGTGATGGCGCTGTTCCAGCAACTCAACAACCAGGGGATCACCATCCTCCTGGTCACGCACGAACCCGAAGTCAGCCACTACGCCAAGCGCATCGTCGAGATGCGCGACGGCACGATCCGCAAGGATCACCCGGTGGAAGACCGCGGGGACGCCGCCGCCGACCTGGCGGCCTACGACGCGCAGGAGGTGGTGGCATGA
- a CDS encoding TolC family protein, with protein MHPFHAIQRRGLAIASLLALTASGALAQGTPVTITFDDAVRLALKQNVAVRQAENAVATSTATVRQRSAAFLPSFSVSTNTSESYGYTFNQNEGRIVDQTTTSVNLNANSALTVYDGGRNTAQLRESRLSNEANDSDLTRARQTAVFTAAAGFLTLVQREEQVRVQRDNLAAQMAQDSVIQRMVRAGARPISDQYQQQATVASSQYALVTAQRDLELARVSLIRTLQLDPRGSYHFMAPSISDSIRVVRFDLDSLLTKALGSRADLEALDTRLEATAFTIRNASGSRLPQVSMSLGYGTAFNSASNLSFGDQFNQRRSGSLGLALSVPIFDRRQSSVAAQQARIAADNARLSVQDRRLAVAAEVREAYLNHTAAVEQYDAARAQYAAAELAANTQARRYAVGAGTLVEVTTARAQLVQAASAVITAKYTVAFQQSTMSYYVGDMTPEVASLAALSGAAPR; from the coding sequence ATGCACCCGTTCCACGCGATCCAACGGCGCGGCCTCGCGATCGCCAGCCTCCTCGCGCTCACGGCATCCGGCGCGCTCGCCCAGGGCACTCCGGTGACCATCACGTTCGACGACGCCGTCCGCCTCGCGCTCAAGCAGAATGTCGCGGTGCGGCAGGCCGAGAATGCCGTCGCGACGAGCACGGCCACCGTCCGTCAGCGTTCGGCCGCGTTCCTGCCGTCGTTCTCCGTCAGCACGAACACGTCGGAGTCGTACGGCTACACGTTCAATCAGAACGAAGGGCGCATCGTCGACCAGACGACCACGTCCGTCAATCTGAACGCCAATTCGGCGCTGACCGTGTACGACGGCGGACGCAACACGGCGCAGTTGCGGGAATCGCGGCTCAGCAACGAGGCCAACGATTCCGATCTGACGCGGGCTCGGCAGACCGCCGTCTTCACCGCGGCGGCGGGATTCCTCACGCTCGTGCAGCGGGAGGAACAGGTACGGGTGCAGCGCGACAATCTCGCGGCGCAGATGGCGCAGGATTCGGTCATCCAGCGGATGGTGCGCGCGGGTGCGCGTCCGATCTCCGATCAGTACCAGCAGCAGGCGACGGTGGCGAGTTCACAGTATGCGCTGGTGACGGCGCAGCGCGATCTCGAACTCGCGCGTGTGTCGCTCATCCGGACGCTGCAGCTCGACCCGCGCGGGTCCTATCATTTCATGGCGCCGAGCATTTCCGATTCGATCCGCGTGGTGCGTTTCGATCTCGACAGCCTGCTCACGAAGGCGCTGGGTTCGCGCGCCGATCTCGAGGCGCTCGACACCCGGCTGGAAGCGACGGCTTTCACCATCCGCAACGCCAGCGGCTCGCGTCTGCCGCAGGTGTCCATGAGTCTGGGGTACGGCACGGCGTTCAACTCGGCCAGCAATCTTTCGTTCGGCGATCAGTTCAACCAGCGGCGCAGCGGATCGCTCGGTCTGGCACTGAGTGTGCCGATCTTCGACCGCCGGCAGTCGAGTGTGGCCGCGCAGCAGGCGCGTATCGCGGCCGACAACGCCCGGTTGTCGGTGCAGGACCGCCGTCTGGCCGTCGCCGCCGAGGTACGCGAGGCGTATCTCAATCACACGGCAGCGGTGGAACAGTATGATGCCGCCCGGGCGCAGTACGCGGCCGCGGAACTGGCCGCCAACACGCAGGCCCGTCGGTATGCAGTCGGCGCGGGCACCCTGGTGGAGGTCACGACCGCACGGGCGCAACTCGTGCAGGCGGCCAGTGCCGTCATCACCGCCAAGTACACGGTGGCTTTCCAGCAGTCCACGATGTCGTACTATGTCGGTGACATGACACCCGAAGTGGCATCACTCGCGGCCTTGTCGGGAGCGGCGCCGCGCTAG
- a CDS encoding ABC transporter permease, whose product MKLIVLLRMAMQSIVKNKMRTFLTMLGIVIGVAAVIVMVAIGAGARSQIESQIATLGTNLIVITPGSSQAGGSNQGAQSFNRLTIDDVDKIRREATLLAGVSPVINTRTQVVGPSGNWRTEVNGVSTDFFRIRNWTVESGVEFTDDDVQGKRTVVILGKTVADGLFPDGDAVGQRVRLGRTPFTVIGVMSKKGQAATGTDQDDIAVVPYTTAQTRISNFFFIGSILAMTNDTKQIPAAMEEIKGIMRESHSIGGGADDFTVRDQSALATTATSTTTVMTALLAAIASISLVVGGIGIMNIMLVSVTERTREIGIRMAIGARGSDVLTQFLVESVVLCLMGGIVGLLVGIGGSMIVGHITGWHTTTSVTAVMIATGFSAAVGVFFGYYPARKAAALDPIQALRYE is encoded by the coding sequence ATGAAGCTGATCGTACTGCTTCGGATGGCGATGCAGAGCATCGTCAAGAACAAGATGCGCACGTTCCTCACGATGCTGGGCATCGTGATCGGCGTGGCCGCGGTCATCGTGATGGTGGCGATCGGCGCCGGCGCGCGCAGTCAGATCGAATCGCAGATCGCCACGCTGGGCACCAATCTGATCGTGATCACGCCCGGCTCGTCGCAGGCAGGCGGTTCCAATCAGGGCGCCCAGAGCTTCAATCGTCTCACCATCGACGACGTGGACAAGATCCGGCGCGAGGCCACGCTGCTCGCGGGGGTGTCGCCGGTCATCAACACGCGCACGCAGGTGGTCGGTCCCTCGGGCAACTGGCGCACGGAAGTGAACGGCGTCTCCACCGACTTCTTCCGCATCCGCAACTGGACCGTGGAAAGCGGGGTGGAGTTCACGGATGACGATGTGCAGGGCAAGCGTACGGTGGTGATTCTCGGCAAGACGGTGGCCGACGGACTCTTTCCCGACGGGGATGCCGTGGGGCAGCGCGTCCGTCTCGGTCGCACGCCGTTCACCGTCATCGGCGTGATGTCGAAGAAGGGACAGGCGGCCACCGGTACCGACCAGGACGACATCGCGGTCGTGCCCTACACCACGGCGCAGACCCGCATCAGCAATTTCTTCTTCATCGGGTCCATCCTCGCGATGACCAACGATACGAAGCAGATCCCGGCGGCGATGGAAGAGATCAAGGGCATCATGCGCGAATCGCACAGCATCGGCGGGGGCGCCGATGACTTCACGGTGCGCGATCAGTCGGCGCTCGCGACCACCGCCACGAGCACCACGACGGTGATGACCGCGCTGCTGGCAGCCATCGCGTCCATCTCGCTCGTGGTCGGCGGCATCGGCATCATGAACATCATGCTCGTCTCCGTCACCGAGCGCACCCGCGAGATCGGCATCCGCATGGCCATCGGCGCGCGTGGCTCGGACGTGCTGACGCAGTTCCTCGTCGAGAGCGTGGTGCTCTGTCTCATGGGCGGCATCGTGGGACTGCTGGTGGGCATCGGCGGGTCGATGATCGTCGGTCACATCACGGGTTGGCACACCACCACTTCGGTCACCGCCGTCATGATCGCCACGGGCTTCTCCGCCGCCGTGGGCGTCTTCTTCGGCTACTACCCGGCGCGCAAGGCTGCGGCGCTGGATCCCATTCAGGCGCTGCGCTACGAATGA
- a CDS encoding DUF1003 domain-containing protein: MPADQLPPSEALLQSLRSAAFHGLSEDERRALGRLLLDLPLVRDTEHEFRTESTFGDRMADRLAGFGGSWPFISLFVLVMIAWTILNTVILAPQKDAFDPYPFVFLNLMLSMLAALQAPVILMSQNRQAERDRLETRNDYEVNLKAELEIRLVQSRLEALQSEMVALRQTMERTAESRTST; this comes from the coding sequence ATGCCGGCCGACCAACTCCCTCCGTCAGAAGCGCTTCTGCAATCGCTGCGCTCGGCAGCCTTTCATGGTTTGTCCGAAGACGAACGCCGGGCTCTCGGCCGTCTGCTGCTGGATCTGCCACTCGTGCGGGACACCGAGCACGAATTCCGTACCGAGAGCACTTTCGGTGACCGCATGGCCGATCGCCTCGCGGGATTCGGTGGGTCGTGGCCCTTCATCAGTCTCTTCGTGCTCGTCATGATCGCGTGGACGATACTGAACACCGTCATCCTCGCGCCGCAGAAGGACGCTTTCGATCCCTATCCGTTCGTCTTTCTGAATCTCATGCTGTCGATGCTGGCGGCTCTGCAGGCGCCGGTCATCCTGATGTCGCAGAACCGTCAGGCCGAACGGGACCGGCTCGAAACGCGCAACGATTACGAAGTGAACCTCAAGGCCGAACTCGAAATCCGGCTCGTGCAGAGTCGCCTCGAAGCCTTGCAGAGTGAGATGGTCGCGCTGCGTCAGACCATGGAACGCACCGCGGAATCACGCACCTCGACCTGA
- a CDS encoding response regulator translates to MEENDRRPTPVESAAAGMIGVLQTSAVIAVVDDDAAARISLVRLLQLEGYDVRGFDSANALIEAPDVGEYSCIVTDLRMPGLTGLDLQRALDLRGAYVPLIFVTAFGTVPVSVEAMRGGAVDFLEKPADPAALLDAVQRAVARCAEHATRRSVVAGVRQRVERLTAREREVFEGVARGLPNKSIATELGIALKTVKVHRGRVMTKMGAESVADLVRAKEILGGT, encoded by the coding sequence ATGGAAGAGAACGATCGCAGGCCGACCCCGGTGGAGTCGGCGGCAGCGGGCATGATAGGGGTGTTGCAGACGAGTGCCGTCATCGCGGTGGTGGATGACGATGCCGCGGCACGCATCTCCCTCGTGCGTCTGCTGCAGTTGGAGGGATACGATGTGCGCGGATTCGATTCGGCCAATGCGCTGATCGAAGCGCCCGATGTCGGTGAGTACTCCTGCATCGTGACGGATCTGCGGATGCCGGGCCTGACGGGACTCGATCTGCAGCGGGCGCTCGATCTGCGAGGCGCTTATGTCCCGCTGATCTTCGTGACGGCGTTCGGCACGGTGCCCGTCAGTGTCGAAGCGATGCGCGGCGGTGCGGTGGATTTTCTCGAGAAGCCGGCCGATCCGGCGGCATTGCTCGATGCGGTGCAGCGGGCCGTGGCGCGCTGCGCGGAACATGCGACACGGCGGAGCGTGGTGGCCGGCGTGCGGCAGCGTGTGGAACGCCTCACCGCGCGCGAACGGGAAGTCTTCGAAGGCGTTGCGCGGGGTTTGCCCAACAAGAGTATCGCCACCGAACTCGGTATCGCGCTCAAGACGGTGAAGGTGCACCGGGGCCGCGTGATGACGAAGATGGGAGCGGAGTCGGTCGCCGATCTCGTCAGAGCGAAGGAGATCCTGGGCGGTACGTGA